The following coding sequences lie in one Allochromatium vinosum DSM 180 genomic window:
- a CDS encoding DUF1841 family protein — translation MFSTDRQTHRQIFLEAWRKANAQEPLEPLESQLVELMRRHPEYLPFLEDGERALDQDFPPELGQTNPFLHLGLHLAILEQLSIDQPRGIRDSYQRLLARLGDPHQVEHAIMECLAESIWRVQHHRLPFDEVGYLDCIARLERQG, via the coding sequence ATGTTCAGCACCGACCGACAGACACACCGTCAGATCTTTCTCGAAGCCTGGCGCAAGGCCAATGCCCAGGAGCCGCTGGAGCCGCTCGAATCCCAGCTCGTCGAACTCATGCGCCGTCACCCGGAATATCTACCCTTCCTGGAGGACGGCGAGCGCGCGCTCGACCAGGACTTTCCGCCCGAACTGGGCCAGACCAATCCCTTTCTGCATCTGGGGCTGCATCTGGCCATCCTCGAACAGCTCAGTATCGATCAGCCGCGCGGAATCCGTGACAGCTATCAGCGTCTGCTCGCCCGACTCGGCGATCCGCATCAGGTCGAGCACGCGATCATGGAGTGTCTGGCCGAGTCGATCTGGCGCGTCCAGCACCATCGCCTGCCCTTCGACGAAGTGGGCTATCTCGACTGCATCGCCCGTCTGGAACGCCAAGGCTAG
- a CDS encoding NifB/NifX family molybdenum-iron cluster-binding protein — protein MRIAVTSQNFRTITGHAGKTRRFLILEADGQGEPVEVERLDLPAGLSLHDHHGDDHPLFTLGLDAILTQSAGQGFRTRLARHGIAVHATSATDPMSAAADLAAGRTLATPAPHDDDHAHGHGHGHASSTERAQVRLQVGSLK, from the coding sequence ATGCGCATCGCCGTCACCAGTCAGAATTTCCGCACCATCACCGGACATGCCGGTAAGACCCGGCGCTTTCTCATCCTGGAGGCCGATGGCCAGGGCGAACCGGTCGAGGTCGAGCGCCTGGATCTGCCCGCCGGCTTGTCACTGCACGATCATCACGGCGACGACCATCCGCTGTTCACACTCGGACTCGATGCCATCCTGACCCAGAGCGCCGGCCAGGGGTTCCGGACCCGTCTGGCCCGCCACGGCATCGCCGTCCATGCCACCAGCGCCACGGATCCCATGAGCGCCGCAGCCGATCTCGCCGCCGGTCGAACGCTTGCGACACCGGCTCCGCACGACGACGATCACGCCCACGGACACGGCCATGGCCACGCCTCCAGCACGGAACGCGCTCAGGTTCGACTCCAGGTCGGGTCTCTGAAGTAA
- a CDS encoding DUF6858 family protein gives MKTSLSFAEYPIYSLEIGREETPFDSVEAICGYFRACIESHRSAVFIAEFDHYAHTQSLPEGHIGEGIRAARNLVFCFGISLPKPELLACRPRSIGIAETDQGFLITFMETPMPVANAVMEDWAMGLCKSQCEAA, from the coding sequence ATGAAAACATCACTCTCATTCGCCGAATATCCCATCTACTCACTGGAGATCGGGCGCGAGGAGACGCCATTCGATTCGGTCGAGGCCATCTGCGGCTATTTCCGCGCCTGCATCGAGTCGCATCGTAGCGCGGTCTTCATCGCCGAGTTCGACCACTACGCTCATACCCAGTCACTGCCCGAAGGACACATCGGCGAGGGCATCCGCGCGGCCAGGAATCTGGTGTTCTGCTTCGGCATCTCGCTGCCAAAGCCCGAACTGCTGGCCTGCCGACCGCGTTCGATCGGGATCGCCGAGACGGATCAGGGGTTTCTGATCACCTTCATGGAAACGCCCATGCCGGTGGCCAACGCCGTCATGGAGGACTGGGCCATGGGTTTGTGCAAGAGCCAGTGCGAAGCGGCCTGA
- a CDS encoding ATP-binding cassette domain-containing protein translates to MTLLSLDSIGLSYGLPPLLDEVSFAIERGERICLIGRNGAGKSTLLRIVAGDVQPDSGRVHAGQGLRIGRLAQEVPGDVDASVFEVVAAGLGELGALVHEYFTRSHALGADASEQDLARLAELQHQLEDQGGWEIEQRTERVISRLGLDAEAQLKSLSGGMQRRVMLARALVVEPDLLLLDEPTNHLDIDSIAWLEEFLVGFQGALLFITHDRRFLQRVATRILELDRGRLTDWPGDYANYLRRREERLHAEAQANAHFDRKLAEEEVWIRQGIKARRTRNEGRVRALESMRDERRERRELQGSARIRLSESDRSGKLVVEAEGVTHRWGDKTVIRDFSTLILRGDKIGIIGPNGAGKSTLLKLLLGELEPQQGRIQRGSNLQIAYFDQMRAQLDPEKSVRDNVAGGSDQVEIEGASRHVLSYLKDFLFTPERARQPVKALSGGERNRLLLAKLFTRPANLLVLDEPTNDLDTETLELLEELLLNYSGTLLLVSHDRALLDNVVTGTLVFEGDGIVRDYVGGYEDWLRQRPRPVEPAPAPKSSAPATQAAEPKSKPKRTSDKLSFKETRELAELPERIESLEQEQGALHARLADPALYQGDGAEVVTVKARLETVDAELEAAYARWEALAARE, encoded by the coding sequence ATGACCCTGCTCAGTCTCGATTCGATCGGTCTCTCCTACGGCCTGCCGCCCCTGCTCGACGAGGTCTCCTTCGCCATCGAGCGCGGCGAGCGGATCTGTCTGATCGGGCGCAATGGGGCGGGCAAGTCCACACTGCTGCGGATCGTCGCCGGGGATGTCCAGCCCGACAGCGGTCGGGTGCACGCCGGTCAGGGGTTGCGGATCGGGCGGCTGGCGCAGGAGGTGCCGGGGGATGTCGATGCCAGCGTCTTCGAGGTGGTCGCCGCCGGACTCGGCGAGCTGGGGGCCCTGGTGCACGAATATTTCACCCGCTCGCACGCGCTCGGCGCGGACGCGAGCGAGCAGGATCTGGCGCGGCTGGCCGAACTCCAGCATCAGTTGGAGGATCAGGGCGGCTGGGAGATCGAGCAACGCACCGAGCGCGTCATCTCGCGGCTCGGACTCGATGCCGAGGCGCAACTCAAATCGCTCTCGGGCGGGATGCAGCGGCGGGTGATGCTGGCGCGGGCCCTGGTGGTGGAGCCGGATCTGCTGCTGCTCGACGAGCCGACCAACCATCTCGACATCGACAGCATCGCCTGGCTGGAAGAGTTTCTGGTCGGTTTTCAGGGCGCACTGCTGTTCATCACCCACGACCGGCGCTTCTTGCAGCGGGTCGCCACGCGCATCCTGGAACTCGATCGCGGCCGGCTGACCGACTGGCCGGGCGATTACGCCAACTATCTGCGCCGGCGCGAGGAACGGCTGCATGCTGAGGCGCAGGCCAATGCGCACTTCGACCGCAAGCTCGCGGAGGAAGAGGTCTGGATCCGGCAGGGCATCAAGGCGCGGCGCACCCGCAACGAGGGTCGGGTGCGCGCGCTCGAATCCATGCGCGATGAGCGTCGTGAGCGGCGCGAACTCCAGGGTTCGGCGCGCATCCGGCTGAGCGAGTCGGATCGCTCGGGCAAGCTGGTGGTCGAGGCCGAAGGCGTGACGCACCGCTGGGGCGACAAGACCGTCATCCGTGATTTCTCGACGCTCATCCTGCGCGGCGACAAGATCGGCATCATCGGACCCAATGGCGCGGGCAAGAGCACGTTGCTCAAGCTCCTGCTCGGCGAGCTGGAACCGCAACAGGGGCGTATCCAGCGCGGCTCCAATCTCCAGATCGCCTATTTCGACCAGATGCGCGCCCAACTCGATCCCGAGAAGAGTGTGCGCGACAACGTCGCTGGCGGCAGCGATCAGGTCGAGATCGAAGGCGCCAGCCGTCACGTGCTGTCCTATCTCAAAGACTTCCTGTTCACGCCGGAGCGCGCGCGCCAGCCGGTCAAGGCACTCTCGGGCGGCGAGCGCAATCGACTGCTGCTGGCCAAGCTCTTCACCCGTCCGGCCAATCTGCTGGTGCTCGACGAGCCGACCAATGATCTCGACACCGAGACGCTGGAACTCCTGGAAGAACTGCTGCTGAACTACTCGGGGACGCTGCTGCTGGTCAGCCATGACCGCGCGTTGCTCGACAATGTCGTCACCGGCACGCTCGTGTTCGAGGGCGATGGCATCGTGCGCGACTATGTCGGCGGCTATGAGGATTGGCTCAGGCAACGTCCGCGTCCGGTCGAACCGGCCCCGGCGCCCAAATCGAGCGCGCCCGCGACTCAGGCGGCCGAACCCAAGTCCAAACCCAAGCGCACCAGCGACAAGCTCAGCTTCAAGGAGACGCGCGAACTGGCCGAACTGCCGGAGCGTATCGAGTCGCTTGAGCAGGAGCAGGGCGCTCTGCACGCACGTCTGGCCGATCCGGCGCTCTATCAGGGCGACGGCGCCGAGGTCGTGACCGTCAAGGCGCGTCTGGAGACCGTCGACGCCGAGCTGGAAGCGGCCTATGCGCGTTGGGAGGCACTGGCCGCGCGCGAGTGA
- the nth gene encoding endonuclease III, which yields MNADKRHQIFARLRNANPTPRTELVYRTPFELLIAVMLSAQATDRSVNQATAGLFAHADTPEAILALGEDGLKAHIRAIGLFNTKARHILQTCALLIERHGGAVPRDRAALESLPGVGRKTANVILNTAFGEPTMAVDTHIFRVANRTGLAPGKTPLAVEQGLLDQVPGEFLHDAHHWLILHGRYVCTARKPRCPQCLIADLCDYPDKTPSN from the coding sequence ATGAATGCCGATAAACGCCATCAAATCTTCGCTCGTCTGCGCAACGCCAATCCGACCCCCAGAACCGAGCTGGTCTATCGCACCCCCTTCGAGCTGCTGATCGCCGTGATGCTCTCGGCCCAGGCCACCGACAGGAGCGTCAACCAGGCCACGGCCGGACTCTTCGCACACGCCGACACACCCGAGGCGATCTTGGCGCTCGGCGAGGACGGACTCAAGGCGCACATCCGCGCCATCGGTCTGTTCAACACCAAGGCGCGCCACATCCTCCAGACCTGCGCGCTCCTGATCGAGCGGCACGGCGGCGCGGTGCCACGCGATCGGGCGGCCCTGGAGTCATTGCCCGGTGTCGGACGCAAGACCGCCAACGTCATCCTCAACACCGCCTTCGGCGAGCCGACCATGGCGGTCGACACCCATATCTTCCGGGTCGCCAACCGCACCGGACTGGCGCCGGGCAAGACGCCGCTGGCGGTCGAACAGGGGCTTCTGGATCAGGTTCCGGGCGAATTCCTGCATGATGCCCATCACTGGCTGATCCTGCATGGACGCTATGTCTGCACCGCGCGCAAACCGCGCTGCCCGCAATGCCTCATCGCCGATCTGTGCGACTATCCGGACAAGACCCCATCCAACTGA
- a CDS encoding OmpA family protein: MTRLNARTLVLSGVTAALISGCAADGSGLTETGRGAAIGTTAGAATGAIIGSLSGDAGKGALIGAVGGALLGTMVGSYMEEQQRDFERQLAPEIASGVIRVQKLPDHQLLVGMTGATAFEVDSDRIQPGFYSTLEKISAIVRKYGKTQLAVSGHTDSTGAAAYNQTLSERRAASVGYYLERSGVLPQRIYSAGYGMNQPIASNATEDGRRLNRRVDILIMPITQG, translated from the coding sequence ATGACTCGACTGAACGCCAGAACACTGGTTCTCTCCGGCGTGACCGCCGCGCTCATCTCCGGCTGTGCCGCCGATGGTTCGGGCCTGACCGAGACCGGACGTGGCGCGGCCATCGGTACCACGGCGGGCGCGGCGACCGGCGCCATCATCGGCTCGCTGAGCGGTGACGCAGGCAAGGGGGCGCTGATCGGTGCCGTGGGCGGTGCCCTGCTGGGCACCATGGTCGGTTCCTACATGGAGGAGCAGCAACGCGACTTCGAGCGCCAGCTCGCCCCTGAGATCGCCAGCGGCGTCATCCGGGTGCAGAAGCTGCCCGATCATCAGTTGCTCGTCGGCATGACGGGCGCGACCGCGTTCGAGGTCGACTCCGATCGCATTCAGCCGGGTTTCTACAGCACGCTCGAAAAGATCTCGGCGATCGTGCGCAAGTACGGCAAGACTCAGCTCGCCGTCTCGGGTCATACCGACAGCACGGGCGCGGCGGCCTACAATCAGACGCTCTCGGAGCGGCGTGCCGCTTCGGTCGGGTACTACCTGGAGCGTAGCGGCGTGCTGCCGCAGCGTATCTATTCGGCCGGCTATGGCATGAACCAGCCCATCGCCAGCAATGCAACCGAGGACGGGCGGCGTCTCAACCGCCGGGTCGACATCCTCATCATGCCGATCACTCAGGGGTGA
- a CDS encoding host attachment protein: MPTWILVADNSRARLFAAEKPADPLIEISTLAFPEGRLHEGDLTTDKAGRGQALGAGAHGVNGEEGHKQENAERFASLIRDDLEAARNQGRFGKLYIIASPALLGLLRKQLSAPLRQLVAGELDKNLTTQTPEAIRRHLPDFL, from the coding sequence ATGCCCACTTGGATCCTGGTCGCGGACAACAGCCGCGCACGCCTCTTCGCCGCGGAAAAGCCCGCTGACCCACTCATCGAGATCAGTACCCTGGCCTTTCCCGAGGGCCGGCTTCACGAAGGCGATCTGACCACTGACAAGGCCGGACGCGGTCAGGCACTTGGTGCCGGCGCCCACGGCGTCAATGGCGAGGAAGGACACAAGCAGGAGAACGCCGAGCGCTTCGCCAGTCTGATCCGCGACGACCTGGAGGCCGCGCGCAATCAGGGACGCTTCGGCAAGCTCTACATCATCGCCTCGCCCGCCCTGCTCGGACTGCTGCGCAAGCAGCTCTCGGCGCCACTGCGCCAGCTCGTCGCGGGCGAACTCGACAAGAACCTGACCACCCAGACACCCGAGGCGATCCGCCGGCATCTGCCGGATTTCCTCTAA
- the cydB gene encoding cytochrome d ubiquinol oxidase subunit II, which translates to MILDYETLKFVWWVLVGVLFIGFAVTDGLDMGVGALLPFLGQNDEERRVIINTVGPHWDGNQVWLITAGGAIFAAWPLVYATAFSGFYFAMLLALFALFFRPVGFDYRSKIADPRWRNAWDWGLFVGGAVPALVFGIAFGNLLQGVPFHLDDLLRPYYSGSFFGLLNPFALLAGLISLGMLVMHGAIWLQLRTAEPISGRAKVVAKKAGLATIVAFALAGVWLTIGVDGYTVVSMPALDAVPNPLTKEVVRDGGAWLANYAAHPWTLLFPLLGFAGMGLAVLASMSNRPGWGLVASSLGLTGIIVTAGAAMFPFIMPSSTNPNSSLIAWDAVSSHLTLTVMFWAAVIFVPLILAYTTWTYAKMWRRVTVEEIRSQDHLAY; encoded by the coding sequence ATGATCCTCGACTATGAAACGCTGAAGTTTGTCTGGTGGGTGTTGGTCGGTGTGCTCTTCATCGGCTTCGCCGTCACCGACGGGCTGGACATGGGCGTCGGCGCCCTGCTGCCCTTCCTCGGTCAGAACGACGAGGAGCGGCGCGTCATCATCAACACCGTCGGCCCGCACTGGGACGGCAATCAGGTGTGGCTGATCACGGCCGGCGGGGCCATCTTCGCCGCCTGGCCGCTGGTCTATGCCACGGCCTTCTCGGGCTTCTACTTCGCGATGCTGCTGGCGTTGTTCGCGCTCTTCTTCCGGCCGGTCGGGTTCGATTACCGCAGCAAGATCGCCGATCCGCGCTGGCGCAATGCCTGGGACTGGGGGCTGTTCGTCGGCGGCGCGGTGCCGGCGCTGGTGTTCGGCATCGCCTTCGGCAACCTGCTCCAGGGCGTGCCCTTCCATCTCGACGACCTGCTGCGGCCTTACTACAGCGGCAGCTTCTTCGGGCTGCTCAATCCGTTCGCGCTGCTGGCCGGGCTGATCAGTCTCGGGATGCTGGTCATGCACGGGGCCATCTGGCTGCAACTGCGCACCGCCGAGCCGATCTCGGGTCGGGCCAAGGTGGTCGCGAAGAAGGCGGGACTGGCGACCATCGTCGCCTTCGCGCTGGCCGGGGTATGGCTGACGATCGGCGTGGACGGCTACACGGTGGTCTCGATGCCGGCGCTGGATGCCGTGCCCAATCCGCTGACCAAGGAGGTGGTACGCGACGGTGGCGCCTGGCTGGCCAACTACGCCGCTCACCCCTGGACACTGCTGTTCCCGCTACTCGGCTTCGCGGGCATGGGGCTGGCCGTGCTGGCTTCGATGTCGAACCGGCCCGGCTGGGGGCTGGTCGCCAGCAGTCTGGGGCTGACCGGGATCATCGTCACCGCCGGCGCGGCCATGTTCCCCTTCATCATGCCATCGAGCACCAATCCCAACAGCAGCCTGATCGCCTGGGACGCGGTGTCGAGCCATCTGACGCTGACGGTGATGTTCTGGGCGGCGGTGATCTTCGTGCCGCTGATCCTGGCCTACACCACCTGGACCTATGCCAAGATGTGGCGGCGGGTGACGGTCGAGGAGATCCGGTCGCAGGATCATCTGGCCTATTGA
- a CDS encoding lytic transglycosylase domain-containing protein — MKQKSIARCSFALLVLLVPLSVFAETEAVTEASADSAAPGAVEPVRPARPTPPNRPRPSRAEVQAMIPEVARRHGVEEALVRAVVAAESNYDAHAVSPVGAVGLMQLMPPTAADYGVTSVEALFDPRINLNTGTRHLKRLLRKYSDDYGRVIMAYNAGEGVVDRTNSRVTYLETLNYTEAVIRHYRRHGGTAPTQAALAQVQTLRGVRNTGQARRLLKKYLDPSLLSLKVKPTLDVRYLNPALHDVGPESKPMFELDTTVIR, encoded by the coding sequence ATGAAGCAAAAATCGATTGCCCGCTGTTCGTTCGCACTGCTCGTGCTTCTGGTTCCGCTGTCCGTTTTCGCCGAGACTGAAGCTGTGACCGAGGCCAGCGCCGATTCGGCGGCTCCAGGCGCGGTCGAACCCGTGCGTCCGGCCCGGCCGACGCCGCCGAACCGGCCGCGCCCGAGCCGTGCCGAGGTCCAGGCCATGATCCCGGAGGTGGCACGCCGTCATGGCGTCGAGGAGGCGCTGGTGCGTGCCGTGGTGGCCGCCGAGTCGAACTACGATGCCCATGCCGTCTCGCCGGTCGGGGCCGTGGGCCTGATGCAGCTCATGCCGCCGACCGCCGCCGACTATGGCGTCACCTCGGTGGAGGCGCTGTTCGATCCCCGGATCAATCTCAATACCGGCACGCGCCATCTCAAGCGTCTGCTGCGCAAGTACAGCGACGACTACGGGCGCGTCATCATGGCCTACAATGCCGGCGAGGGCGTTGTCGATCGCACCAACAGCCGCGTCACCTATCTGGAGACGCTCAACTATACCGAGGCCGTCATCCGTCACTATCGGCGCCATGGCGGGACGGCGCCCACTCAGGCCGCGCTCGCCCAGGTGCAGACACTGCGCGGGGTGCGCAACACCGGACAGGCCCGGCGTCTGTTGAAAAAATATCTCGACCCATCACTCTTGTCACTCAAGGTCAAGCCGACGCTGGATGTGCGCTATCTCAATCCGGCCCTCCACGACGTCGGCCCCGAGAGCAAGCCCATGTTCGAACTGGATACGACCGTCATTCGCTGA
- a CDS encoding Crp/Fnr family transcriptional regulator: MTKTVSLREAWSGEANCLNCALRTSVLFSGLQEADFEHIHEPIDQFTLKPGAHLYLAGDTGEYLFTIRSGMLKLVQYLPDGSQRIVRVARSTDVLGLESLLDDRYQHDAIALHPTEVCRFPARLVRELGRVNPTLHHELMARWQRALTEADAWLTELSTGSARQRVARLLLRLVRDRETSECPLFSREDMGAMLGVTTETASRTIAEFKRQGLLVETAPNLFLLDIPNLRRLAED; encoded by the coding sequence ATGACGAAAACAGTCTCTCTCCGTGAGGCCTGGTCCGGCGAGGCCAATTGCCTCAATTGCGCGCTACGGACCTCGGTGCTCTTCTCCGGCCTGCAGGAAGCGGACTTCGAACACATCCATGAGCCGATCGATCAGTTCACGCTCAAGCCGGGCGCGCATCTCTATCTGGCGGGCGACACAGGCGAGTACCTGTTCACCATCCGTTCCGGGATGCTGAAGCTGGTTCAATATCTGCCGGACGGCAGCCAGCGCATCGTTCGCGTCGCCCGCTCCACCGATGTGCTGGGTCTGGAGTCACTGCTCGACGATCGCTATCAGCACGACGCCATCGCGCTGCATCCCACTGAGGTCTGTCGTTTCCCGGCGCGTCTGGTGCGCGAACTCGGGCGCGTCAACCCGACCCTGCACCACGAGCTCATGGCCCGCTGGCAGCGCGCCCTGACCGAGGCCGATGCCTGGCTGACCGAACTCTCGACCGGCTCGGCGCGCCAGCGCGTGGCCCGACTGCTGCTGCGTCTGGTGCGCGACCGCGAGACCAGCGAGTGCCCGCTCTTCAGCCGTGAGGACATGGGCGCCATGCTCGGCGTCACCACCGAGACGGCCAGCCGCACCATCGCCGAGTTCAAGCGTCAGGGGCTGCTGGTGGAGACGGCGCCCAATCTCTTCCTGCTCGACATCCCCAATCTGCGACGGCTGGCGGAGGATTGA
- the metA gene encoding homoserine O-succinyltransferase MetA, with amino-acid sequence MPIVAHNDLPTFARLREEGQQILDPDFALHQDIRELHIGLLNMMPDAALAATERQFFRLIGESNQIAQFYVHPFTLKELERGPEARAHVERYYQSFDQIRADGLDALIITGANVTGPDLALEPFWEPLIEVVDWAYDNVCSTLCSCLATHAVMQFRYGERRRRLPAKRWGVFPHRVLARTHPLVADVNTCFDVPHSRFNDISHAQFVGAGLHVLVESEEAGVHLAVSPDGFRQVFFQGHPEYDTISLLKEYKREVGRFAAGARSDYPPFPDNYFGLQTRAILNEHRECVIRALDQGRKPPELPERLIAAALHNTWHDTAEGVIGNWMGLIYQITHHDRRQTFMAGIDPNDPLGLCCG; translated from the coding sequence ATGCCCATCGTCGCCCACAATGACCTGCCCACCTTCGCCCGGTTGCGCGAGGAGGGGCAGCAGATCCTCGACCCGGATTTCGCGCTCCATCAGGACATCCGCGAACTGCACATCGGCCTGCTCAACATGATGCCGGACGCGGCCCTGGCGGCGACCGAGCGCCAGTTCTTCCGCCTGATCGGAGAGAGCAACCAGATCGCGCAGTTCTACGTGCATCCCTTCACGCTCAAGGAGCTGGAGCGCGGCCCCGAGGCGCGCGCTCATGTCGAACGCTACTACCAGTCGTTCGACCAGATCCGCGCCGATGGCCTGGATGCACTCATCATCACCGGCGCCAACGTCACCGGGCCGGATCTGGCGCTGGAGCCGTTCTGGGAGCCGCTGATCGAGGTGGTCGACTGGGCCTACGACAACGTCTGTTCGACGCTCTGCTCCTGTCTGGCGACCCATGCGGTGATGCAGTTCCGCTATGGCGAGCGGCGCCGCCGTCTGCCGGCCAAGCGCTGGGGGGTGTTTCCGCATCGGGTGCTGGCGCGCACCCATCCGCTGGTGGCCGACGTCAATACCTGCTTCGATGTGCCGCATTCGCGTTTCAACGACATCAGTCACGCGCAGTTCGTCGGAGCCGGTCTGCATGTACTGGTCGAGAGCGAGGAGGCGGGGGTGCATCTGGCTGTCAGTCCGGACGGCTTCCGGCAGGTGTTCTTCCAGGGGCATCCCGAGTACGACACCATTTCATTGCTCAAGGAATACAAGCGTGAGGTCGGGCGCTTCGCCGCCGGCGCGCGGTCCGACTATCCGCCGTTTCCGGACAACTACTTCGGTCTCCAGACGCGGGCCATCCTCAATGAGCATCGTGAGTGCGTCATCCGGGCGCTCGACCAGGGCCGGAAACCACCTGAGCTGCCGGAACGGCTCATCGCCGCCGCGCTGCACAACACCTGGCACGACACGGCCGAGGGCGTCATCGGCAACTGGATGGGGCTGATCTATCAGATCACGCATCATGATCGTCGTCAGACGTTCATGGCGGGCATCGATCCGAATGATCCGCTCGGGCTGTGTTGCGGCTGA
- the cydX gene encoding cytochrome bd-I oxidase subunit CydX yields the protein MWYFSWILGVLLALAFGIINVLWYESDQCRSTADDDCPT from the coding sequence ATGTGGTACTTCTCCTGGATACTCGGCGTCCTGCTGGCGCTGGCCTTCGGCATCATCAATGTGCTCTGGTATGAGTCCGATCAGTGCCGCAGCACGGCCGACGACGACTGTCCAACCTGA
- a CDS encoding cytochrome ubiquinol oxidase subunit I, translating into MLDSTMVELSRWQFAITAMYHFLFVPLTLGLSWILVIMESVYVMTGREIYRDMTKFWGKLFGINFALGVTTGLTMEFQFGTNWAYYSHYVGDVFGAPLAIEGLMAFFLESTFIGLFFLGWERLSKRQHLTVTFLTALGSNLSALWILVANGWMQNPVGSEFSYETMRMEMTSFTELLLNPVAQVKFVHTVAAGYVTASMFVLGISAWYMLKGRDLAFAKRSFSVAVGFGLASILSVILLGDESGYEVGDVQKVKLAAIEAEWHTEPAPAAFTIYGNPSNEDEETHNAVKVPWLLGLIATRSLDTEVAGLKDLMREHEVRIRSGMIAYQYLERLRGGEDTPGNRAVFEEHKKDLGYGLLLKRYTENPAEATEEQIQLAVKDSIPEVAPLFWTFRIMVGAGVWMLVLLVLGFYFNAKRVIEEKRWLLRLFLYSIPAPWIAAETGWFVAEFGRQPWAIGEVLPTSIAVSSLTANDILISLSGFILFYTLLFIIEMYLMFKFARLGPSSLHTGRYHHERDTGHAGGMTPATAPQKPLD; encoded by the coding sequence ATGCTCGACAGTACCATGGTCGAACTCTCGCGATGGCAATTCGCCATCACGGCGATGTACCACTTTCTCTTCGTTCCACTGACGCTCGGACTCTCCTGGATCCTGGTGATCATGGAGAGCGTCTATGTCATGACCGGCCGCGAGATCTACCGGGACATGACCAAGTTCTGGGGCAAGCTCTTCGGCATCAACTTCGCCCTGGGTGTCACCACCGGCCTGACCATGGAGTTTCAGTTCGGGACCAACTGGGCCTATTACAGCCACTACGTCGGCGATGTCTTCGGCGCGCCCCTGGCCATTGAGGGTCTGATGGCCTTCTTCCTGGAGTCGACCTTCATCGGACTGTTCTTCCTTGGCTGGGAGCGGCTCTCCAAGCGCCAGCATCTGACCGTCACCTTCCTGACCGCGCTCGGCTCCAACCTCTCGGCGCTGTGGATCCTGGTCGCCAACGGCTGGATGCAGAATCCGGTCGGCTCGGAGTTCAGCTACGAGACCATGCGCATGGAGATGACCAGCTTCACCGAGCTGCTGCTCAATCCGGTCGCTCAGGTCAAGTTCGTGCACACGGTTGCCGCCGGCTATGTGACCGCCTCCATGTTCGTGCTCGGCATCAGCGCCTGGTACATGCTCAAGGGACGGGATCTGGCCTTCGCCAAGCGATCCTTCTCGGTCGCGGTCGGCTTCGGTCTGGCCTCCATCCTCTCGGTCATCCTGCTCGGCGACGAGTCCGGCTACGAGGTCGGCGACGTACAGAAGGTGAAGCTCGCCGCGATCGAGGCCGAATGGCACACCGAACCGGCCCCCGCCGCCTTCACGATCTACGGCAACCCGAGCAACGAGGACGAGGAAACGCACAACGCGGTCAAGGTGCCCTGGCTGCTGGGACTCATCGCCACCCGTTCGCTCGACACCGAGGTAGCGGGGCTGAAGGATCTGATGCGCGAGCACGAGGTGCGCATCCGCAGCGGCATGATCGCCTATCAGTATCTGGAGCGTCTGCGTGGTGGCGAGGACACGCCCGGCAACCGCGCCGTCTTCGAGGAACACAAGAAAGACCTCGGCTATGGCCTGCTGCTCAAGCGCTATACCGAGAATCCGGCCGAGGCGACCGAGGAGCAGATCCAGCTGGCGGTCAAGGACTCCATCCCCGAAGTCGCTCCCTTGTTCTGGACCTTCAGGATCATGGTCGGGGCTGGGGTCTGGATGCTGGTGCTGCTGGTGCTGGGTTTTTACTTCAACGCCAAGCGCGTCATCGAGGAGAAACGCTGGTTGCTGCGACTTTTTCTCTACAGCATCCCGGCGCCCTGGATCGCGGCCGAGACCGGCTGGTTCGTCGCCGAGTTCGGGCGACAGCCCTGGGCCATCGGCGAGGTGCTGCCGACCTCGATCGCCGTCTCCAGCCTGACGGCCAACGACATCCTCATCAGCCTCTCGGGCTTCATCCTCTTCTATACCCTGCTGTTCATCATCGAGATGTATCTGATGTTCAAGTTCGCGCGCCTGGGGCCGAGTTCGCTGCACACCGGCCGCTATCATCACGAGCGCGACACCGGCCACGCAGGCGGCATGACCCCGGCCACGGCTCCGCAGAAACCGCTCGATTAG